Proteins encoded by one window of bacterium:
- a CDS encoding pyridoxal phosphate-dependent aminotransferase — translation MELLSERAKLLKPSATMALNKKAKEMKAKGLDIVNLTVGEPDFDTPEEIKEYAIKAMKEGYTKYTEEKGLKELREAICEKLEKENKLKYEPEEIVVSNGAKHSLFNIFLSILNPGDEIIIPVPYWVSYPAMVSICGGVPVFCNFNEKFKIDIDDLKKKITKKTKGIILNSPSNPTGIVYDKKELEEIAEIIISNKILCISDEVYEKIIFDSEYFSIASLSDEIKELTVVVNGVSKTFAMTGWRIGYTASKRYLADAFGKIQGQTTSAPSTISQKASIYAIKEGEKLYRNMIEEFKKRKNFLVENLSEEIKFPYPEGAFYMFLNFKNMDSKDFAEKLLEEKLVATVPGCEFGVDNYIRISYATSMENLKKAVERINEFVKENK, via the coding sequence ATGGAACTTTTATCTGAAAGAGCAAAATTGTTAAAACCATCAGCAACAATGGCATTGAATAAGAAGGCAAAAGAAATGAAGGCAAAAGGACTTGATATTGTAAATCTGACTGTTGGAGAACCTGATTTTGATACACCTGAGGAGATTAAGGAATATGCAATAAAAGCGATGAAAGAAGGTTATACAAAATATACAGAAGAAAAAGGATTAAAAGAATTAAGAGAAGCAATATGTGAAAAACTTGAAAAAGAGAATAAACTTAAATATGAACCTGAAGAAATTGTTGTTTCAAATGGAGCAAAACATTCCCTTTTTAATATTTTTCTATCAATTTTAAATCCCGGAGATGAAATTATAATACCTGTTCCTTACTGGGTAAGTTATCCTGCAATGGTTTCTATATGCGGAGGAGTTCCTGTTTTCTGTAATTTCAATGAAAAATTTAAAATAGACATAGATGACTTAAAGAAAAAAATCACAAAAAAAACAAAGGGTATAATTTTAAACAGTCCTTCAAATCCAACAGGTATTGTATATGATAAAAAAGAACTTGAAGAAATTGCAGAAATAATTATTTCAAATAAAATTTTATGTATTTCTGATGAAGTTTATGAAAAAATTATATTTGACAGTGAATATTTTTCAATTGCTTCACTTTCTGATGAAATAAAGGAGTTGACAGTTGTTGTAAATGGTGTTTCAAAGACATTTGCAATGACTGGCTGGAGAATTGGATACACAGCATCAAAAAGATACCTTGCCGATGCTTTTGGGAAAATACAGGGACAGACAACTTCTGCACCTTCAACAATATCCCAGAAAGCATCAATTTATGCAATAAAAGAAGGAGAAAAATTATACAGAAATATGATTGAAGAATTTAAAAAAAGAAAAAATTTCCTTGTTGAAAATCTTTCAGAAGAAATTAAATTTCCTTATCCAGAAGGTGCTTTTTATATGTTTTTGAACTTTAAAAATATGGATTCAAAGGACTTTGCCGAAAAACTTCTTGAAGAAAAACTTGTTGCAACAGTTCCTGGATGTGAATTTGGAGTTGACAATTATATAAGAATATCTTATGCTACAAGTATGGAGAATTTAAAAAAAGCAGTTGAAAGAATAAATGAATTTGTAAAGGAGAATAAATGA